The following coding sequences lie in one Hydrogenophaga sp. PBL-H3 genomic window:
- a CDS encoding helix-turn-helix domain-containing protein, producing MPKASPSLQTLPPEAAAALVRLGEHLALARVRRQESQRAWAQRLGVSIPTLARLERGDAGVSAGILATALWMVGRTQALGDLAAPEQDAGALELDIRAARRTRAVRSQASISARLSRKPGST from the coding sequence ATGCCCAAGGCTTCACCTTCACTGCAAACGCTGCCTCCGGAAGCAGCCGCGGCGCTCGTTCGCCTCGGTGAACATCTCGCGTTGGCACGCGTGCGCCGACAGGAGTCGCAGCGAGCATGGGCGCAGCGCCTGGGGGTCTCGATCCCCACGCTGGCCCGGCTGGAGCGCGGTGACGCGGGCGTGAGCGCCGGCATTCTGGCCACCGCGCTCTGGATGGTCGGGCGCACGCAGGCGTTGGGCGATCTGGCCGCACCCGAGCAAGATGCCGGCGCACTGGAGCTCGACATCCGCGCCGCACGCCGCACCCGCGCCGTGCGCTCGCAGGCCTCCATCAGCGCGCGCCTGTCGCGCAAGCCGGGGTCGACATGA
- a CDS encoding DoxX family protein has protein sequence MKTLNALLDHPRAGVLLLRWTLAILMIFHGWAKVMGGVGGIEGMLVARGLPGYVAYGVYLGELIAPLFLLAGVWVVPAALVMAINMAFAVALAHMGHFLDLASSGGWRLELQAFFFMSALVVALTNRLGPNR, from the coding sequence ATGAAAACCCTCAACGCACTCCTCGATCACCCCCGCGCTGGCGTCCTCCTGCTGCGCTGGACCCTGGCCATCCTCATGATCTTTCACGGCTGGGCCAAGGTGATGGGCGGTGTGGGGGGCATCGAAGGCATGCTGGTGGCCAGGGGCTTGCCTGGCTACGTCGCCTACGGCGTGTACCTCGGTGAATTGATCGCACCGCTGTTCCTGCTCGCCGGTGTGTGGGTGGTGCCGGCTGCGCTGGTGATGGCGATCAACATGGCGTTTGCCGTGGCCCTGGCGCACATGGGCCACTTTCTCGACCTGGCTTCCAGCGGCGGCTGGCGCCTGGAGTTGCAGGCGTTTTTCTTCATGAGCGCGCTGGTGGTGGCGCTGACGAACCGCCTCGGCCCCAACCGGTGA
- a CDS encoding type II toxin-antitoxin system HipA family toxin — translation MSTASPYIVADTLHLWYLGRPAQPVRVGSLHLVMGGRGVSLRYAPDWLRQGFALSEDLPLIDREHLPTEKDCAAGAVDDARPDRWGERVIRLLYRPPRLSLLELLYFTGDDRFGALGVSTSSDHYLPHESPALPQLGDAQALHALVRRVQQGASVDEVERRLIAPGATMGGARPKALVDIDGQSWVLKFGDEASSFEGLLEHASLTLAALAGIRVATTRPVPLASGIALAIERFDRAQGQRLHALSAHVALRAAGSEPGYPALAQLLRRRGVVADGLWRHDMHELFRRLVFNILIDNTDDHEKNHVLLVQDTQQLRLSPAFDVLPAGQALGYQSMHVGKDGSVSRVDNALSMAAMYGLGDREALDEARRVARVVDGWQAHFNSLGVSAATTALLADQIDRPFLREQRRSLLSA, via the coding sequence ATGAGCACGGCTTCTCCCTACATCGTGGCCGACACGCTTCACCTCTGGTACCTCGGCCGGCCTGCGCAGCCGGTGCGAGTGGGTTCGCTGCACCTGGTGATGGGTGGGCGCGGCGTGTCGCTGCGTTACGCGCCCGACTGGTTGCGCCAGGGATTTGCGCTCAGCGAAGACCTGCCCCTGATCGACCGCGAACACCTTCCCACCGAGAAGGACTGCGCCGCCGGTGCGGTGGACGACGCACGGCCCGACCGCTGGGGCGAGCGCGTGATCCGCCTGCTGTACCGCCCGCCGCGCCTGTCGCTGCTGGAACTGCTGTATTTCACCGGCGACGACCGCTTCGGCGCGCTCGGTGTTTCGACCTCGTCCGATCACTACCTGCCGCACGAATCACCGGCCTTGCCCCAGCTGGGCGATGCGCAGGCGCTGCACGCCCTGGTGCGCCGCGTACAACAAGGTGCATCAGTGGACGAGGTTGAGCGCCGACTGATCGCGCCGGGGGCCACCATGGGCGGCGCACGGCCCAAGGCCCTGGTGGACATCGACGGCCAGAGCTGGGTGCTGAAGTTCGGTGACGAGGCCAGCTCCTTTGAGGGCCTTCTGGAACACGCCAGCCTGACACTCGCAGCGTTGGCGGGCATCCGCGTGGCCACCACGCGCCCGGTGCCGCTGGCCAGTGGCATCGCCCTGGCCATCGAACGCTTTGACCGCGCGCAGGGCCAGCGACTTCACGCCCTCTCGGCCCACGTGGCATTGCGCGCAGCGGGCAGCGAACCCGGCTACCCCGCGCTGGCCCAGTTGCTGCGTCGGCGCGGTGTGGTGGCCGACGGCTTGTGGCGGCACGACATGCACGAGCTGTTTCGCCGGCTCGTGTTCAATATCCTGATCGACAACACCGACGACCACGAGAAGAACCACGTTCTGCTGGTGCAGGACACCCAGCAGTTGCGCCTGTCACCGGCCTTCGACGTGCTGCCCGCAGGTCAGGCGCTGGGCTACCAGTCGATGCACGTCGGGAAAGACGGCTCCGTCAGCCGCGTGGACAACGCTCTGTCGATGGCCGCCATGTACGGACTGGGTGATCGCGAGGCGCTTGATGAGGCCCGGCGCGTGGCGCGGGTGGTGGACGGCTGGCAGGCCCATTTCAACTCACTGGGCGTGAGCGCCGCCACCACCGCGCTGCTGGCCGATCAGATCGACCGGCCGTTCCTGCGCGAACAACGGCGCTCGCTTCTGAGCGCCTGA
- a CDS encoding sigma 54-interacting transcriptional regulator — translation MPHRTDPDHTGTDWHAQELLLMREVMKLVGRSLAPAFVLREMLHLMSELLGLNRGRMVLADQGHPGQARTASIRHAYGLTAGQVASGVYRWGEGITGRVLQTGLPAIVQDVDAEPLFLFRCVPRSQLPPQTVAFIALPIEVNGATIGVLACHRIRSRQRHLNDDLAVLRILATLAGQLLQLEQLVAEETRQLEERNAALARALDTSTARYGLIGRSPALLQALGELERVSQSQATVLLLGESGTGKELFARAVHLASGRHDQPFIKVNCSAIPETLFESELFGYERGAFTGANTARPGWFEQANGGTIFLDEIGELPLAMQSKLLRTLQEGTLVRLGGTRELKVNVRLVAATNRDLAREVQAGHFRQDLYYRLNVIPIRLPSLRERREDIRALALHFVNRANQAHERNVHLAPEAMARLEAHSWPGNIRELGNLIERLVLLTDHTRVTAVALERFMPESLTPLPATEPPPGLPLPAGNVREYQSARSHSTQTLKDALLRHHGNQTQAAQSLGLTLRQFSYRLRKAGLR, via the coding sequence ATGCCCCACCGCACCGACCCCGACCACACCGGCACCGACTGGCACGCCCAGGAGCTGCTGCTGATGCGCGAGGTGATGAAGCTGGTGGGCCGCAGCCTGGCGCCGGCCTTTGTGTTGCGCGAGATGCTGCACCTGATGAGCGAGCTGCTCGGCCTGAACCGCGGGCGCATGGTGCTGGCCGACCAAGGCCACCCCGGGCAGGCCCGCACGGCCTCCATCCGCCACGCCTACGGCCTCACGGCTGGCCAGGTGGCCAGCGGCGTGTACCGCTGGGGCGAGGGCATCACCGGGCGGGTGCTGCAAACGGGCCTGCCCGCCATCGTGCAAGACGTGGACGCCGAACCGCTGTTTCTGTTCCGCTGCGTACCGCGCAGCCAGCTGCCGCCGCAGACCGTGGCCTTCATCGCGCTGCCCATCGAGGTGAACGGCGCCACCATCGGCGTGCTGGCCTGCCACCGCATCCGCAGCCGCCAGCGCCATTTGAACGACGACCTGGCGGTGCTGCGCATCCTGGCCACGCTGGCCGGCCAGCTGCTGCAGCTGGAACAGTTGGTGGCCGAAGAAACCCGCCAGCTCGAAGAGCGCAACGCCGCCCTGGCCCGCGCGCTGGACACCAGCACCGCGCGCTATGGGCTCATTGGCCGCTCGCCCGCGCTGCTGCAGGCGCTGGGCGAGCTGGAGCGCGTATCGCAGTCGCAAGCCACGGTGTTGTTGCTGGGCGAGTCGGGCACCGGCAAGGAGCTGTTTGCCCGCGCCGTGCACCTGGCCAGCGGCCGGCACGACCAGCCCTTCATCAAGGTGAACTGCTCGGCGATTCCCGAGACGTTGTTCGAATCCGAACTGTTCGGCTACGAGCGCGGCGCCTTCACCGGCGCCAACACCGCGCGCCCGGGTTGGTTTGAGCAGGCTAACGGCGGCACCATTTTTCTGGACGAGATCGGCGAGCTGCCGCTGGCCATGCAAAGCAAGCTGCTGCGCACCCTGCAAGAAGGCACGCTGGTGCGCCTGGGCGGCACGCGCGAGCTGAAGGTGAATGTGCGCCTGGTGGCCGCAACCAACCGCGATCTCGCGCGCGAGGTGCAGGCCGGGCATTTCCGGCAAGACCTGTATTACCGGCTCAATGTGATCCCGATCCGCCTGCCCAGCCTGCGCGAGCGGCGCGAAGACATCCGCGCGCTCGCGCTGCATTTTGTGAACCGCGCCAACCAGGCGCACGAGCGCAACGTGCACCTGGCGCCCGAGGCCATGGCGCGGCTGGAGGCGCACAGCTGGCCCGGCAACATCCGCGAACTCGGCAACCTCATCGAGCGCCTGGTGCTGCTGACCGACCACACCCGCGTGACCGCCGTGGCGCTGGAGCGCTTCATGCCCGAGTCCTTGACGCCGCTGCCCGCCACGGAACCGCCGCCGGGCCTGCCCCTGCCCGCCGGCAACGTGCGCGAATACCAGAGCGCCCGTTCACACAGCACGCAGACCTTGAAAGACGCCCTGCTGCGCCACCATGGCAACCAGACCCAGGCCGCCCAAAGCCTGGGGCTCACGCTGCGGCAGTTCAGCTACCGGCTGCGCAAGGCGGGGCTGCGGTGA
- a CDS encoding 7TM diverse intracellular signaling domain-containing protein: MVMDAKANLTVDEVLALARNGLAKKLDQGVFSPGYSSAAYWFVVSLENGGSQPLERLLVFNPIWLDDLQATLVASNGAAQSAAGGDSVPFSQRAEAFRRVNFSLTVPPGGATLVVRAATSDPFFIGMELLDRDAFERLAASEALYFGLLYGGLLSLLLFNLMLFLTSREKTYLAYCVWLAAFLVMHATYNGHTFRWVMPESPQLYAWFSSIVIYVYSFFGLVFALVFLDLKNKLPAAHVWTLRLLAVLVLSFFVTMLGGYRAHVISAIAWVVIFGLGAFTLGWLSLQRRNKAAALYLCASTAGLVGSTFTALTVMSVLPFSEWTFRAVDIGILIDAIMLSLALSARIAQVQRLERLRRFFSPAVADKLLSATSEELYQPRHREIVVLFLDLRGYTAFTVKHGAEEVMRILGEFHAAMGKLVIEHEATLERFAGDGMMIFFNDPVEVSDPAKRAVVMAMQMQADFSRLNEIWGQRGYSLAMGIGIAQGMATIGAIGFEGRRDYAAIGNVTNLAARLCADAHAGQILVSSVVAREIEDEMPVTSVGALSLKGFSEPVPCYEVPQPSRNPAAQASGSSPQSMPDLHVEGC, encoded by the coding sequence ATGGTCATGGATGCGAAGGCCAACCTCACCGTTGACGAGGTCCTGGCGCTGGCCCGCAACGGCTTGGCAAAGAAGCTGGACCAAGGTGTGTTCAGCCCGGGTTACAGCTCGGCAGCCTACTGGTTTGTTGTTTCACTGGAGAACGGCGGAAGCCAACCGCTGGAACGTTTGCTGGTGTTCAACCCCATTTGGCTGGACGACCTCCAGGCCACCCTGGTCGCGTCCAACGGCGCTGCGCAGAGCGCGGCAGGCGGCGACAGCGTCCCGTTTTCGCAGCGCGCCGAGGCATTTCGCAGGGTCAATTTCTCCCTGACGGTGCCGCCGGGTGGCGCCACGCTGGTCGTGCGCGCAGCGACCAGCGACCCATTCTTCATCGGCATGGAATTGCTGGACCGCGATGCCTTCGAGCGGCTGGCCGCTTCCGAGGCCTTGTACTTCGGCCTCCTCTACGGCGGCCTGCTGTCGTTGCTCTTGTTCAACCTGATGCTGTTTCTCACTTCGCGCGAGAAAACCTACCTCGCCTACTGCGTCTGGCTGGCAGCCTTTCTGGTCATGCACGCCACCTACAACGGGCATACCTTCCGCTGGGTGATGCCGGAGTCTCCACAGCTGTACGCATGGTTCTCATCCATCGTCATTTATGTGTACAGCTTTTTCGGCCTGGTCTTTGCCCTCGTCTTTCTCGATCTCAAGAACAAGCTTCCCGCGGCCCATGTTTGGACGCTGCGCCTTCTGGCTGTCCTGGTGCTGTCGTTCTTCGTGACCATGCTGGGCGGCTACCGGGCGCATGTCATCAGCGCGATTGCCTGGGTGGTCATCTTCGGGCTGGGTGCATTCACCCTGGGGTGGTTGTCCCTGCAGCGGCGCAACAAGGCGGCAGCGCTCTATCTGTGCGCCTCCACAGCCGGGCTCGTGGGTTCCACCTTCACCGCATTGACCGTGATGTCCGTGCTTCCCTTTTCGGAATGGACCTTCAGAGCGGTTGACATCGGCATCCTGATCGACGCCATCATGCTGTCGCTGGCTTTGTCTGCCCGCATCGCGCAGGTGCAGCGGCTCGAACGACTGCGGCGGTTCTTCTCCCCGGCGGTGGCGGACAAACTGCTGTCGGCCACCAGCGAGGAGCTGTACCAGCCACGCCACCGTGAAATCGTCGTCCTGTTCCTGGATTTGCGGGGCTACACCGCATTCACCGTGAAGCATGGCGCCGAAGAAGTCATGCGCATTCTGGGCGAGTTCCACGCGGCCATGGGCAAACTGGTGATTGAGCATGAAGCCACGCTGGAGCGGTTTGCCGGCGACGGGATGATGATCTTCTTCAACGACCCGGTGGAAGTTTCCGACCCAGCCAAAAGAGCGGTCGTCATGGCCATGCAAATGCAGGCCGATTTCTCGAGGCTCAACGAAATCTGGGGGCAACGCGGGTACAGCCTGGCCATGGGCATCGGCATTGCGCAGGGCATGGCCACCATTGGCGCCATCGGCTTCGAGGGTCGGCGCGACTATGCGGCCATCGGGAATGTGACCAATCTGGCCGCCCGTTTGTGCGCAGACGCGCATGCCGGCCAGATCCTCGTATCAAGCGTTGTGGCTCGCGAGATCGAGGATGAGATGCCTGTCACGAGCGTCGGTGCGTTGAGCCTGAAAGGGTTTTCCGAGCCGGTCCCTTGCTATGAGGTGCCACAGCCCTCGCGCAACCCTGCGGCGCAGGCGAGCGGGTCAAGCCCGCAGTCGATGCCAGACCTCCACGTTGAAGGATGCTGA
- the metH gene encoding methionine synthase — MLLSGLEPLRIGSDSLFVNVGERTNVTGSKAFARMILNGEYEQALAVARQQVENGAQIIDVNMDEAMLDSKAAMVKFLNLIAGEPDIARVPVMVDSSKWDVIEAGLRCVQGKGVVNSISMKEGVDEFKRQARLVKRYGAAAVVMAFDEKGQADTYARKVEICERAYRILVDEVGFPPEDIIFDPNIFAIATGIEEHNNYAVDFINATRWIKQHLPGAKVSGGVSNVSFSFRGNDPVREAIHTVFLYHAIQAGMDMGIVNAGMVGVYDELEPELRERVEDVVLNRRADAGERLVEVAENAKGAAKDDSKKNEWRALPIRERLSHALVRGMNDFISEDTEEMWREIEAGGGRPLNVIEGPLMDGMNVVGDLFGQGKMFLPQVVKSARVMKQAVAHLLPYIEAEKLALQASGADVKPKGKIVIATVKGDVHDIGKNIVTVVLQCNNYEVVNMGVMVPCHEILAMAKAEGADIVGLSGLITPSLEEMQYVAGEMEKDAHFREKQIPLLIGGATCSRVHTAVKIAPHYSGPVVYVPDASRSVGVAQGLLSDQAAQYIAELNADYDKVRTQHANKKQVPLWPLAKARANKTPIDWRNFEPKKPRFIGKRVFKNFDLNEIVKYIDWAPFFQTWDLAGPFPDILKDEVVGEEARRVFSDGKRMLQRLIEGRWLSASAVVGLYPANSVNDDDIELYTDESRREVALTWHGLRQQAERFEVDGVMRPSRCLADFVAPKGVADDYVGVFAVTAGLGVEKKEKQFIDDHDDYSAIMLKALADRMAEGLAECMHHRVRTDLWGYAADEALSNDELIKEKYQGIRPAPGYPACPDHTVKRPMFELLQCEDIGMALTESLAMTPAASVSGFYLAHPQSTYFNVGKIGDDQLADLAQRSAVAEKELQRWLAPNL; from the coding sequence ATGCTGCTCTCCGGCCTGGAGCCGCTGCGCATTGGTTCGGACAGCCTGTTTGTGAACGTCGGCGAGCGCACCAACGTCACCGGCTCCAAGGCTTTCGCCCGCATGATCCTGAACGGCGAGTACGAGCAGGCGCTGGCCGTGGCGCGGCAGCAGGTGGAAAACGGCGCGCAGATCATCGACGTGAACATGGACGAGGCCATGCTGGACAGCAAGGCCGCCATGGTGAAGTTCCTCAACCTGATTGCCGGCGAGCCCGACATCGCGCGCGTGCCGGTGATGGTGGACAGCTCCAAGTGGGACGTCATCGAGGCCGGCCTGCGCTGCGTGCAGGGCAAGGGCGTGGTGAACTCCATCAGCATGAAAGAGGGCGTGGACGAGTTCAAGCGCCAGGCGCGGCTGGTCAAGCGCTACGGCGCCGCCGCCGTGGTGATGGCGTTCGACGAAAAGGGCCAGGCCGACACCTACGCGCGCAAGGTCGAGATCTGCGAACGGGCCTACCGCATCCTGGTGGACGAGGTGGGCTTTCCGCCGGAAGACATCATCTTCGACCCCAACATCTTTGCCATTGCCACAGGCATCGAGGAACACAACAACTACGCGGTCGACTTCATCAACGCCACGCGCTGGATCAAGCAGCACCTGCCGGGTGCCAAGGTGAGCGGTGGTGTGTCCAACGTGTCGTTCAGCTTCCGCGGCAACGACCCGGTGCGCGAGGCCATCCACACCGTGTTCCTGTACCACGCCATCCAGGCCGGCATGGACATGGGCATCGTCAACGCCGGCATGGTGGGTGTGTACGACGAGCTCGAACCCGAGCTGCGCGAGCGCGTGGAAGACGTGGTGCTGAACCGCCGGGCCGACGCTGGCGAACGCCTGGTGGAGGTGGCGGAAAACGCCAAGGGTGCGGCCAAGGACGACAGCAAGAAAAACGAGTGGCGCGCGCTGCCGATCCGCGAGCGCCTGAGCCATGCGCTGGTCCGTGGCATGAACGACTTCATCAGCGAGGACACCGAAGAGATGTGGCGCGAGATCGAGGCCGGTGGCGGCCGCCCGCTCAACGTGATCGAAGGCCCGCTCATGGACGGCATGAACGTGGTGGGCGACCTGTTTGGCCAGGGCAAGATGTTTTTGCCGCAGGTGGTGAAAAGCGCGCGCGTGATGAAGCAGGCGGTGGCGCACCTGCTGCCCTACATCGAGGCCGAGAAGCTGGCCCTGCAGGCCTCGGGCGCGGACGTGAAGCCCAAGGGCAAGATCGTGATCGCCACGGTGAAGGGCGACGTGCACGACATCGGCAAGAACATCGTCACCGTGGTGCTCCAGTGCAACAACTACGAGGTGGTGAACATGGGCGTGATGGTGCCCTGCCACGAGATCCTGGCCATGGCCAAGGCCGAGGGTGCCGACATCGTGGGCCTGTCGGGCCTGATCACGCCCAGCCTGGAAGAGATGCAGTACGTGGCCGGCGAGATGGAGAAGGACGCGCACTTCCGCGAGAAGCAGATCCCGCTGCTGATCGGCGGCGCCACCTGCAGCCGGGTGCACACCGCCGTGAAGATCGCGCCGCACTACAGCGGCCCCGTGGTCTATGTGCCTGATGCTTCGCGCAGCGTGGGCGTGGCGCAGGGCTTGTTGTCGGACCAGGCGGCGCAGTACATCGCCGAGCTCAACGCCGACTACGACAAGGTGCGCACCCAGCACGCCAACAAGAAGCAGGTGCCGCTGTGGCCGCTGGCCAAGGCGCGCGCCAACAAGACCCCCATCGACTGGCGCAACTTCGAGCCGAAGAAGCCACGCTTCATCGGCAAGCGTGTGTTCAAGAACTTCGATCTGAACGAGATCGTGAAGTACATCGACTGGGCGCCCTTCTTCCAGACCTGGGACCTCGCCGGCCCCTTCCCCGACATCCTGAAAGACGAGGTGGTGGGCGAAGAAGCACGGCGCGTGTTCAGCGACGGCAAGCGCATGCTGCAGCGTCTGATTGAAGGCCGCTGGCTCAGCGCCAGCGCGGTGGTGGGCCTGTACCCGGCCAACAGCGTGAATGACGACGACATCGAGCTCTACACCGACGAGAGCCGCCGCGAGGTGGCGCTCACCTGGCACGGCCTGCGCCAGCAGGCGGAGCGCTTCGAGGTGGACGGCGTGATGCGGCCCAGCCGCTGTCTCGCCGACTTCGTGGCGCCCAAGGGTGTGGCCGACGACTACGTGGGCGTGTTCGCCGTTACCGCCGGCCTGGGCGTGGAGAAGAAGGAAAAGCAGTTCATCGACGACCACGACGACTACTCCGCCATCATGCTCAAGGCCCTGGCCGATCGCATGGCCGAGGGCCTGGCCGAGTGCATGCACCACCGGGTGCGCACCGACCTCTGGGGCTACGCGGCCGACGAGGCGCTGAGCAACGACGAGTTGATCAAGGAGAAGTACCAGGGCATCCGTCCGGCACCGGGCTACCCCGCCTGTCCGGACCACACGGTCAAGCGCCCCATGTTCGAGCTGCTGCAATGCGAAGACATCGGCATGGCGCTGACCGAAAGCCTGGCCATGACACCGGCCGCCAGCGTGAGTGGCTTCTACCTGGCTCACCCCCAGAGCACTTATTTCAACGTGGGCAAGATCGGCGACGACCAGCTGGCCGACCTCGCGCAGCGCAGCGCGGTGGCCGAAAAAGAACTGCAGCGCTGGCTGGCGCCGAACCTTTGA